Proteins from a single region of Rhodospirillales bacterium:
- the ettA gene encoding energy-dependent translational throttle protein EttA: MSAQYVYVMNGLSKSFDNKKILENVTLSFLPGAKIGVLGPNGAGKSTLLKIMGGVDKDFTGEAWAADGVRVGYLEQEPQLDESKTVEENVMEALAETKAMVERFNAIGLEMAEPDADYDALMTEMGDLQEKIDAVDGWELERTISIAMDALRCPPGDSAITNLSGGERRRVALCRLLLEKPDLLLLDEPTNHLDAESVAWLQRFLSDYTGTVVMVTHDRYFLDNVTGWILEVDRGSGIPYEGNYSAYLEAKRKRMEQESREEDTRQKTLKREQEWIGQSPSARRSKSKARINAYQDLLAESAKLDKRSCQIVIPTPPRLGDLVIKAQNIKKGFDDHLLIENLSFKLPPGGIVGVIGPNGAGKSTLFKMITGNETPDEGTFKVGDTVKLGYVDQSRDSLDGDKTVWEEISGGTDIIKLGKIEMQSRAYVSAFNFRKSDQQQLVKNLSGGQRNRVHLAKMLKSEANVILLDEPTNDLDTETLAALEEAIERFPGCAVIISHDRWFLDRLCTHILAFEGNSHVEWFEGNYQDYEADYKRRMGHDADTPHRIKYKPLRKAS, encoded by the coding sequence ATGTCAGCCCAGTACGTCTATGTTATGAACGGCTTGTCTAAATCTTTCGACAACAAAAAGATCCTTGAAAACGTTACACTCAGCTTCTTGCCCGGCGCAAAGATAGGTGTGCTCGGCCCCAACGGCGCGGGTAAATCCACCCTGCTCAAAATCATGGGCGGCGTTGATAAAGATTTCACAGGCGAAGCTTGGGCCGCCGATGGCGTACGTGTCGGCTATCTCGAGCAGGAACCACAACTCGACGAAAGTAAAACCGTTGAAGAAAACGTCATGGAAGCCCTGGCCGAAACCAAAGCCATGGTGGAACGTTTCAACGCGATCGGCCTGGAAATGGCCGAGCCCGACGCCGACTACGACGCTCTCATGACCGAAATGGGTGATTTACAAGAAAAAATCGACGCTGTTGATGGCTGGGAATTAGAACGTACAATTTCCATAGCTATGGACGCTCTGCGCTGCCCACCGGGCGATTCAGCCATCACCAACCTGTCCGGAGGAGAGCGCCGCCGCGTCGCCCTGTGCCGTCTGCTGCTCGAAAAACCGGACTTGCTACTTCTCGATGAGCCAACCAACCACCTCGATGCCGAAAGCGTCGCGTGGCTCCAACGCTTCTTAAGCGATTACACTGGCACCGTCGTTATGGTCACCCACGACCGCTACTTCCTCGACAACGTAACAGGCTGGATTCTAGAAGTCGACCGCGGCTCTGGCATTCCCTACGAAGGCAATTACTCCGCCTATCTGGAAGCCAAGCGCAAGCGCATGGAACAGGAATCACGCGAAGAAGATACGCGCCAAAAAACACTCAAACGTGAACAGGAATGGATAGGACAAAGCCCATCTGCGCGCCGTTCCAAATCAAAAGCCCGAATCAACGCCTACCAAGACCTTTTGGCCGAAAGTGCCAAACTCGACAAGCGCAGTTGCCAAATCGTCATTCCCACCCCGCCTCGTCTTGGCGATCTTGTTATCAAAGCACAAAACATCAAAAAAGGCTTTGACGATCACCTGCTCATTGAAAATCTCTCCTTCAAGCTCCCCCCCGGGGGCATCGTCGGTGTCATCGGCCCCAACGGCGCGGGTAAATCCACGCTCTTTAAAATGATCACCGGTAATGAAACCCCGGACGAAGGCACCTTCAAAGTCGGCGACACTGTCAAGCTCGGCTATGTCGACCAAAGCCGCGATTCCCTTGATGGCGATAAAACCGTCTGGGAAGAAATCTCCGGTGGCACCGACATCATTAAACTCGGTAAAATCGAGATGCAAAGCCGGGCGTACGTGTCGGCCTTCAACTTCCGTAAATCCGACCAGCAACAACTGGTTAAGAATCTTTCTGGCGGCCAGCGCAACCGTGTACATCTGGCTAAAATGTTGAAATCAGAAGCCAATGTCATCCTGCTCGACGAACCGACCAACGATTTGGACACCGAAACCCTCGCCGCACTCGAAGAAGCCATCGAACGCTTCCCGGGCTGCGCCGTCATCATCTCCCACGACCGCTGGTTCCTTGATCGCCTCTGTACGCATATCCTTGCTTTCGAAGGCAACAGCCATGTCGAATGGTTTGAAGGCAATTATCAGGACTACGAAGCCGATTACAAACGCCGTATGGGCCATGATGCCGACACGCCCCACCGCATCAAATACAAACCTTTGCGCAAAGCCAGCTAA
- a CDS encoding Tellurium resistance protein TerA: MDKKKTSIDSMAEASRSVVDFSGHNGSLGAAGYREASSHPENCEFLNEPGSTIAISPGLEGFTSIDIGVAWDNVRLEQSGFFGKMFKKARKVGVDLDIGCLYEMKDGTRGAIQAFGEKFGKFDAPPYIWLSGDERTGNAEGHDEVIHVNGAHWDDIKRILVYIYIYKGAPRWSEINPQIILDVPGENDLVVTLGAHDDALALCAVGGLESVRGGIKLTNYTEYFPGHYEMDRAFGFGLEWGEGRKE; this comes from the coding sequence ATGGATAAGAAAAAAACCTCTATTGATTCGATGGCTGAAGCTTCGCGTAGCGTTGTAGATTTTTCTGGTCATAACGGTTCTTTGGGGGCTGCCGGTTATCGGGAGGCCTCTTCGCACCCCGAGAATTGTGAATTTTTGAATGAACCTGGTTCGACGATTGCTATCAGTCCGGGGCTGGAAGGGTTTACTTCGATTGATATTGGTGTGGCCTGGGATAATGTGCGGCTTGAGCAGAGTGGGTTTTTCGGCAAGATGTTTAAAAAAGCGCGAAAGGTTGGGGTGGATCTCGATATTGGCTGCTTATACGAAATGAAAGACGGTACGCGCGGTGCGATTCAGGCATTTGGTGAGAAGTTTGGAAAATTTGATGCGCCGCCCTATATATGGCTTTCGGGGGATGAGCGTACGGGTAACGCGGAGGGACATGATGAGGTTATTCATGTGAACGGGGCGCATTGGGATGATATAAAACGTATTTTGGTTTATATATATATATATAAGGGAGCGCCGCGTTGGAGCGAGATTAATCCGCAGATTATTCTGGATGTGCCCGGTGAGAATGATTTGGTTGTAACGCTGGGGGCGCATGATGATGCGTTGGCGTTGTGCGCGGTTGGTGGATTGGAAAGCGTACGCGGCGGGATCAAGCTGACGAATTATACGGAATATTTTCCTGGTCACTATGAGATGGATCGTGCCTTTGGTTTCGGGTTAGAGTGGGGTGAAGGACGGAAAGAGTAA
- a CDS encoding DNA-3-methyladenine glycosylase I yields MVQDGLIEGADGQVRCWWCGDDPEYIRYHDEEWGRPVSNDIRLFEKICLEGFQSGLSWITILRKRENFRSAFDGFDFTKIQNFDEQDIERLLGDAGIVRHRGKIEATINNARRAMEMVEEFGSLAAYFWRWAPEDTDRSVSYVDIPAVTDISKALSKDLKKRGWKFVGPTTVYAFMQAMGMVNDHVEGCGQCALVEEHRRAFQHFIASDSKF; encoded by the coding sequence ATGGTTCAAGACGGTTTGATTGAAGGCGCTGATGGGCAGGTCCGTTGCTGGTGGTGCGGTGATGATCCTGAATATATTCGTTATCACGATGAGGAGTGGGGGCGGCCCGTTAGCAATGATATTCGGTTGTTTGAGAAGATTTGTCTGGAGGGGTTTCAGTCCGGTTTGAGCTGGATTACGATTTTGCGTAAGCGTGAAAATTTTCGCTCTGCATTTGACGGGTTTGACTTTACTAAAATTCAAAATTTTGATGAGCAAGATATTGAGCGTTTGCTCGGCGATGCGGGGATTGTTCGTCATCGGGGCAAAATTGAAGCCACCATCAATAATGCGCGCCGCGCCATGGAAATGGTAGAAGAGTTTGGTTCGCTAGCGGCTTATTTTTGGAGGTGGGCGCCGGAAGATACCGACCGGTCGGTATCTTATGTGGACATTCCAGCGGTGACGGATATTTCAAAAGCGCTTTCGAAAGATTTGAAAAAGCGTGGCTGGAAATTTGTTGGGCCAACAACCGTGTATGCGTTTATGCAGGCGATGGGAATGGTTAATGATCATGTTGAAGGGTGCGGGCAGTGTGCGCTTGTTGAAGAGCATCGCCGGGCGTTTCAGCATTTTATAGCTTCTGATTCTAAATTCTAA
- a CDS encoding TetR/AcrR family transcriptional regulator, which produces MKKATDLRILDSAEQLFWHYGHRASSLDKIANDAGQSKGAVFHYFRNKKDITSQVLRKYAQENIFGLLQTHFTKTQNTKEALLNWGMEIYQSYAQDEYKGGCLLGNMALELSDGDEAARHEIAKIFLEWENQLTNYFKDPARTGEIMMEPRQFARLLIATLQGVTMTAKVHKDKNRAAREFQAFAELIERMVRG; this is translated from the coding sequence ATGAAAAAAGCAACAGATTTACGGATATTGGATAGCGCTGAGCAATTGTTTTGGCATTACGGGCACCGGGCGAGTTCGCTCGATAAAATTGCCAATGATGCGGGTCAGAGCAAGGGCGCAGTGTTTCATTATTTTCGCAACAAAAAGGATATTACTTCGCAGGTTTTGCGCAAATATGCGCAGGAAAATATTTTTGGATTGTTGCAGACGCATTTTACCAAGACGCAAAATACCAAAGAGGCGCTTTTGAATTGGGGGATGGAGATTTATCAGTCTTATGCGCAAGATGAATATAAGGGTGGGTGCTTGCTTGGTAATATGGCGCTGGAGCTATCGGACGGCGATGAGGCGGCGCGTCATGAAATAGCAAAGATTTTCTTGGAGTGGGAAAATCAACTGACCAATTATTTCAAAGATCCGGCGCGCACGGGTGAGATTATGATGGAGCCGCGGCAATTTGCGCGGTTGTTGATTGCGACGTTGCAGGGGGTTACGATGACGGCCAAGGTTCATAAGGATAAAAATCGTGCAGCGCGTGAGTTTCAGGCGTTTGCGGAATTAATTGAGCGCATGGTTCGCGGTTAA